The following are encoded together in the Lactuca sativa cultivar Salinas chromosome 1, Lsat_Salinas_v11, whole genome shotgun sequence genome:
- the LOC111921446 gene encoding uncharacterized protein LOC111921446 has translation MSRCFHRVLRSIIAIEGLYIQQPTGDVVSREIQESRRFYPFFKDCIRAIDGTHFTYVLTGWEGTASDSRIIKNAFTRDDKLLIPSSKYFLVDGGLPYANKLMAPYKGVRYHLKEFSMRGPQNSKELFNLRHASLHNTIERAFGVLKRRFPIIRSTTEPFYSCETQSAIFLACCILHNFLLDEDRDINLEDGVMQEILNGPQEQDRRNSIETDEDNSRAYQLRNSIANEMWANYLAHSNN, from the exons ATGAGTAGGTGCTTCCATAGAGTATTACGATCGATTATAGCAATAGAAGGTCTTTATATTCAGCAACCTACAGGTGATGTTGTTTCGAGAGAAATTCAAGAAAGTAGGAGATTTTATCCTTTTTTCAAGGATTGTATAAGGGCAATAGATGGAACACAT TTTACATATGTGTTAACGGGCTGGGAGGGTACTGCATCAGACTCGAGAATAATAAAAAACGCATTTACTAGAGATGATAAACTACTAATTCCATCAA GTAAATATTTTTTAGTAGATGGGGGTTTGCCTTATGCAAATAAACTAATGGCACCATATAAAGGTGTTAGATATCATTTAAAAGAGTTCTCCATGCGGGGTCCCCAAAATTCTAAAGAGTTGTTTAATCTTCGTCATGCTTCCTTACATAACACCATTGAGCGAGCTTTTGGTGTCCTTAAAAGAAGGTTTCCTATCATTCGAAGTACAACGGAACCATTTTACTCTTGTGAAACACAATCTGCCATATTTTTGGCATGTTGTATTCTACACAACTTTTTATTAGATGAAGACCGCGACATAAATCTTGAAGATGGAGTGATGCAGGAGATCTTAAACGGACCACAAGAGCAAGATCGTCGTAATTCAATAGAAACAGACGAGGATAATAGTAGGGCATATCAACTAAGGAATTCAATTGCAAATGAAATGTGGGCAAATTATTTGGCACATTCAAACAATTAA
- the LOC111921390 gene encoding DAR GTPase 2, mitochondrial — translation MVGTTSFVKKLGISVMKVSESKSSSWWYNHHMRAASRAILERIPLVDLVLEVRDARIPMSSEYAQLRKFPSSSKNIIVLNKMDLASHSKTKEWMEYFKELNYIPYAINSHNKDNIKEFLNFLQARIRDIRRSTDSSNTQTTTIMLVGIPNVGKSAFANSLHQIGRISATEKGKLKHATVSPHPGETKNITSFKIASNPNIYILDTPGILPPEILDAEISSKLALTGALIDSVVDQSMLAHYFLSILNFSDEYKKWKNISTMDKKENQIINDDHTQDCVVQSVRGALFQEIASFKGKMKDEKDMIQLIEAQFTTLRKAFNVSLDSFEDANSIVATKLINLYRTGRLGHYTLDTLPRTCE, via the exons ATGGTGGGAACGACTAGTTTTGTTAAAAAATTGGGGATTTCAGTTATGAAAGTCTCAGAAAGCAAATCTTCAAGTTGGTGGTATAACCATCACATGCGTGCTGCATCTCGTGCCATTTTAGAGCGAATCCCACTTGTCGATCTTGTCCTTGAAGTTAGAGACGCTAGG ATTCCAATGTCCTCAGAGTATGCGCAATTGAGAAAGTTTCCATCTTCCTCAAAGAACATTATCGTACTGAACAAAATGGATCTTGCAAGTCACTCAAAAACTAAG GAATGGATGGAATACTTTAAGGAGCTAAATTACATACCTTATGCTATAAATTCTCATAACAAGGACAATATCAAAGAG TTTCTAAACTTTTTACAAGCAAGAATTAGAGACATAAGAAGGAGTACAGATTCTAGTAACACTCAAACAACTACAATAATGCTTGTTGGTATTCCAAATGTTGGGAAATCGGCTTTTGCAAATTCCTTACACCAGATAGGAAGAATTAGTGCCACag aaaaagggaagttaaaacatgccactGTGAGTCCACATCCTGGAGAGACAAAAAATATCACAAGTTTCAAG ATTGCTAGCAATCCCAATATCTATATCTTGGACACCCCTGGGATTTTGCCTCCTGAGATTCTTGATGCTGAAATCTCTTCTAAATTAGCTTTAACTG GAGCTCTTATTGACTCTGTGGTTGACCAATCAATGCTTGCTCATTACTTCCTCTCAATATTAAACTTTAGTGATGAATATAAAAAGTGGAAGAATATTTCCACTATGGATAAAAAAGAGAATCAAATTATAAACGATGATCATACACag GATTGTGTGGTGCAATCTGTTCGTGGAGCTTTATTTCAAGAGATTGCATCTTTCAAAGGTAAAATGAAAGATGAGAAGGATATGATACAACTCATTGAAGCACAATTTACAACACTTAGAAAAGCTTTCAATGTGAGTTTAGATTCGTTTGAAGATGCTAATAGCATAGTTGCCACTAAGCTTATTAATTTGTATCGAACGGGGAGACTTGGTCATTATACTTTAGATACACTTCCAAGGACTTGTGAATAG